In the genome of Aspergillus luchuensis IFO 4308 DNA, chromosome 2, nearly complete sequence, one region contains:
- a CDS encoding zinc finger HIT domain-containing protein (COG:S;~EggNog:ENOG410PZIG;~InterPro:IPR040197,IPR007529;~PFAM:PF04438) — MPGTCEVCVSEPSKYRCPTCGLMSCSLACTQSHKIYCAPKAPSPKPTGPTVDPQQPASESNEHATSEVAPKAQNGLDIKSLGSSAELKDLLDRFPSLREELYDIYKATLEEAWVETQRFGGRGRHHGRGKGPHRHNGPWTREKGFNRGVGRVRRLRERCEEGLETGKKAEGFVRFTSLVTGNELPHEGM, encoded by the exons ATGCCCGGCACTTGTGAGGTTTGCGTCTCGGAGCCTTCGAAGTACCGATGCCCAACATGTGGGCTCATGAG TTGCTCCCTGGCATGCACTCAGTCCCATAAAATCTACTGCGCACCTAAagcaccatcaccaaaaCCGACCGGTCCAACCGTCGACCCTCAACAGCCTGCCAGCGAATCGAACGAGCATGCAACCAGCGAGGTAGCACCCAAGGCCCAGAACGGCCTCGATATCAAATCCCTAGGGAGCTCGGCCGAACTCAAAGATTTACTCGATCGGTTCCCTTCGCTTCGTGAGGAGCTGTACGATATTTACAAGGCTACTCTGGAGGAAGCATGGGTGGAGACTCAGCGCTTTGGAGGTCGGGGTCGACACCATGGGAGAGGCAAAGGACCGCACCGTCATAACGGACCGTGGACCCGTGAGAAGGGCTTCAACCGAGGAGTGGGAAGGGTGAGGAGGCTACGGGAAAGATGCGAGGAGGGTCTGGAGACTGGGAAGAAAGCGGAGGGGTTCGTGCGCTTCACGTCCCTGGTCACTGGTAATGAGCTTCCACACGAGGGCATGTAA